From one Oxyura jamaicensis isolate SHBP4307 breed ruddy duck chromosome 15, BPBGC_Ojam_1.0, whole genome shotgun sequence genomic stretch:
- the LOC118174713 gene encoding melanotransferrin-like isoform X2 yields the protein MKAVLVIVLIIFTLLSSGKKFRWCTLSDLEQRKCAELSKALTAVLPLATVNSFARISCIRAHNTYDCIDKIRVNKADAAALDAGDVYSAVKLYGLTVVAKEIYDQGNCVFAVAVAKRGTLDIQRLRGVRSCHNGARWTSGWNIPLGFLLARNDLSWDEAQPLSQVISEYFNASCIPGVGVAAPQLCALCQGQKSFVRDKNHFCETSSNEPFYDSEGAFRCLKNGIADVAFLDHLTIMRATESEQQEYELLCPDGTTAELSEYSTCNLGRGPGRGIITRRNFQKITNKFLTMIQRLFGQKGKERARFELFSSSAFGGKNLLFRDDTQHLQLLEEQLEIAHVLGLDYVALLKGLGHEGSSLDNSVVRWCCISNAELRKCEEWALSIKSDPLVCVQATSMTNCIEMIKSSEADAVTLDATHVYIAGRCGLVPVAAECYGQRCGPAAESTEEMRKFHLKPKALSPVYAVALAKKNAKQINIHNLRGKRSCHSHVYSPGGWLLLSRYTVGALENVTESCDIESAYQNYFWKGCMPGADGNLCKVCVGDSELEGARVSSRCTASHNERYYGNMGALRCLVGNPSGRSFGDVAFLEHSNLLRNIENLDSSGWAKGYTPIDFELLCPDGTRTAVTEWAGCNLGPIPPSTVMTRPVTVTKIYDFLMKSQEFLGTKLDSEFHLFQSQKYGESDLLFKDTTQYLVRASHMSYQEILGVPFFQLAESVFNCTPAGILDFCKQDICTSSSN from the exons ATGAAGGCAGTTCTTGTAATTGTCCTAATCATCTTCACTTTGCTGTCTTCAG GGAAGAAATTTCGATGGTGTACCCTCTCTGACCTAGAACAGAGAAAGTGTGCTGAACTGTCCAAAGCACTTACAGCTGTGCTGCCCCTTGCTACCGTCAACTCATTTGCTAGGATTTCTTGCATCAGAGCCCACAATACATATGACTGCATTGATAAAATCAGG GTGAATAAAGCAGATGCTGCAGCCTTGGATGCAGGAGATGTTTACTCTGCTGTAAAGCTATACGGTCTGACAGTGGTGGCAAAGGAGATCTATGACCAAG GAAATTGTGTTTTTGCTGTGGCTGTTGCCAAGCGAGGAACTTTGGATATCCAGAGGCTACGAGGTGTGCGCAGCTGCCACAATGGAGCCAGATGGACATCAGGCTGGAATATTCCACTTGGCTTTCTACTTGCAAGAAATGATCTTTCCTGGGATGAGGCACAACCTCTGAGCCAAG TAATCAGTGAGTATTTCAATGCAAGTTGCATCCCTGGAGTTGGTGTTGCTGCTCCTCAACTGTGTGCTCTCTGCCAAGGACAAAAATCCTTTGTCAGAGACAAGAACCACTTCTGTGAGACAAGCAGCAATGAACCCTTCTATGACTCTGAGGGAGCCTTCAG GTGCTTGAAGAATGGAATAGCAGATGTTGCCTTTTTAGATCATCTAACAATTATGAGAGCTACAG AGTCAGAACAACAGGAATATGAACTCCTATGTCCCGATGGGACTACAGCTGAGCTGAGCGAATACAGCACCTGTAACTTGGGCAGGGGGCCTGGCCGTGGCATCATCACTCGCCGCAACTTCCAGAAGATCACCAACAAATTTCTGACCATGATCCAA CGCCTCTTTGgtcaaaaaggaaaggaaagagccAGATTTGAACTCTTCAGTTCATCAGCATTTGGGGGAAAGAACCTGCTGTTTCGGGATGACACTCAGCACCTGCAACTGCTTGAGGAGCAACTAGAAATTGCCCATGTCCTTGGCCTGGATTATGTAGCTCTCCTTAAGGGATTAGGCCATGAAG GGAGCTCTTTGGACAACAGCGTTGTGCGCTGGTGCTGCATCAGCAATGCTGAGCTTCGCAAATGTGAGGAGTGGGCACTGAGCATCAAATCTGACCCGTTAGTTTGTGTGCAGGCAACTTCCATGACCAACTGCATTGAAATGATCAAG AGTAGTGAGGCTGATGCAGTTACCCTGGATGCGACACATGTCTACATTGCAGGGAGATGTGGACTGGTGCCTGTGGCTGCAGAATGTTATG GGCAGAGGTGTGGCCCAGCTGCTGAGAGCACAGAGGAAATGAGGAAATTTCATCTGAAGCCCAAAG CACTGTCACCTGTTTATGCTGTAGCCCTAGCTAAGAAAAATGCCAAACAGATTAACATCCACAACCTTCGGGGAAAGCGATCATGCCACAGCCACGTGTATAGTCCTGGAGGGTGGTTACTTCTTTCCAGATACACAGTGGGAGCTCTGGAGAATGTTACTGAGAGCTGTGACATTGAGTCTG CTTACCAGAATTACTTTTGGAAGGGCTGCATGCCAGGAGCAGATGGAAACCTGTGCAAAGTATGTGTCGGAGACAGTGAGTTGGAAGGAGCTCGAGTATCTAGCAGATGTACTGCAAGTCACAACGAACGTTATTATGGCAATATGGGAGCTCTCAG GTGCTTAGTTGGCAATCCCAGTGGAAGAAGCTTTGGAGATGTAGCTTTTCTGGAGCACTCAAACCTACTCCGGAACATAGAGA ATCTGGATAGCTCTGGTTGGGCAAAAGGTTATACCCCTATTGACTTCGAACTCTTGTGTCCGGATGGAACGCGTACTGCAGTCACAGAATGGGCAGGCTGCAACCTTGGACCTATTCCCCCCAGCACAGTCATGACTCGTCCAGTCACGGTCACTAAAATCTATGACTTCCTAATGAAATCCCAG gAATTTTTGGGAACCAAGCTGGATTCTGAATTCCATCTTTTTCAGTCACAGAAGTATGGTGAAAGTGATCTGCTTTTCAAAGATACTACTCAGTACCTTGTTCGTGCAAGTCACATGAGCTATCAGGAAATTCTTGGAGTGCCTTTCTTTCAACTGGCAGAATCAGTGTTTAATTGTACACCTGCAG GCATTTTAGATTTTTGCAAACAGGACATCTGTACATCCTCATCAAACTAA
- the LOC118174713 gene encoding melanotransferrin-like isoform X3, giving the protein MKAVLVIVLIIFTLLSSGKKFRWCTLSDLEQRKCAELSKALTAVLPLATVNSFARISCIRAHNTYDCIDKIRVNKADAAALDAGDVYSAVKLYGLTVVAKEIYDQGNCVFAVAVAKRGTLDIQRLRGVRSCHNGARWTSGWNIPLGFLLARNDLSWDEAQPLSQVISEYFNASCIPGVGVAAPQLCALCQGQKSFVRDKNHFCETSSNEPFYDSEGAFRCLKNGIADVAFLDHLTIMRATESEQQEYELLCPDGTTAELSEYSTCNLGRGPGRGIITRRNFQKITNKFLTMIQRLFGQKGKERARFELFSSSAFGGKNLLFRDDTQHLQLLEEQLEIAHVLGLDYVALLKGLGHEGSSLDNSVVRWCCISNAELRKCEEWALSIKSDPLVCVQATSMTNCIEMIKSSEADAVTLDATHVYIAGRCGLVPVAAECYGQRCGPAAESTEEMRKFHLKPKALSPVYAVALAKKNAKQINIHNLRGKRSCHSHVYSPGGWLLLSRYTVGALENVTESCDIESAYQNYFWKGCMPGADGNLCKVCVGDSELEGARVSSRCTASHNERYYGNMGALRCLVGNPSGRSFGDVAFLEHSNLLRNIENLDSSGWAKGYTPIDFELLCPDGTRTAVTEWAGCNLGPIPPSTVMTRPVTVTKIYDFLMKSQEFLGTKLDSEFHLFQSQKYGESDLLFKDTTQYLVRASHMSYQEILGVPFFQLAESVFNCTPAAWHHVKQHTPVCLTHSTELESAILSNYYGGFSIFVGREGQCNGLKYRLS; this is encoded by the exons ATGAAGGCAGTTCTTGTAATTGTCCTAATCATCTTCACTTTGCTGTCTTCAG GGAAGAAATTTCGATGGTGTACCCTCTCTGACCTAGAACAGAGAAAGTGTGCTGAACTGTCCAAAGCACTTACAGCTGTGCTGCCCCTTGCTACCGTCAACTCATTTGCTAGGATTTCTTGCATCAGAGCCCACAATACATATGACTGCATTGATAAAATCAGG GTGAATAAAGCAGATGCTGCAGCCTTGGATGCAGGAGATGTTTACTCTGCTGTAAAGCTATACGGTCTGACAGTGGTGGCAAAGGAGATCTATGACCAAG GAAATTGTGTTTTTGCTGTGGCTGTTGCCAAGCGAGGAACTTTGGATATCCAGAGGCTACGAGGTGTGCGCAGCTGCCACAATGGAGCCAGATGGACATCAGGCTGGAATATTCCACTTGGCTTTCTACTTGCAAGAAATGATCTTTCCTGGGATGAGGCACAACCTCTGAGCCAAG TAATCAGTGAGTATTTCAATGCAAGTTGCATCCCTGGAGTTGGTGTTGCTGCTCCTCAACTGTGTGCTCTCTGCCAAGGACAAAAATCCTTTGTCAGAGACAAGAACCACTTCTGTGAGACAAGCAGCAATGAACCCTTCTATGACTCTGAGGGAGCCTTCAG GTGCTTGAAGAATGGAATAGCAGATGTTGCCTTTTTAGATCATCTAACAATTATGAGAGCTACAG AGTCAGAACAACAGGAATATGAACTCCTATGTCCCGATGGGACTACAGCTGAGCTGAGCGAATACAGCACCTGTAACTTGGGCAGGGGGCCTGGCCGTGGCATCATCACTCGCCGCAACTTCCAGAAGATCACCAACAAATTTCTGACCATGATCCAA CGCCTCTTTGgtcaaaaaggaaaggaaagagccAGATTTGAACTCTTCAGTTCATCAGCATTTGGGGGAAAGAACCTGCTGTTTCGGGATGACACTCAGCACCTGCAACTGCTTGAGGAGCAACTAGAAATTGCCCATGTCCTTGGCCTGGATTATGTAGCTCTCCTTAAGGGATTAGGCCATGAAG GGAGCTCTTTGGACAACAGCGTTGTGCGCTGGTGCTGCATCAGCAATGCTGAGCTTCGCAAATGTGAGGAGTGGGCACTGAGCATCAAATCTGACCCGTTAGTTTGTGTGCAGGCAACTTCCATGACCAACTGCATTGAAATGATCAAG AGTAGTGAGGCTGATGCAGTTACCCTGGATGCGACACATGTCTACATTGCAGGGAGATGTGGACTGGTGCCTGTGGCTGCAGAATGTTATG GGCAGAGGTGTGGCCCAGCTGCTGAGAGCACAGAGGAAATGAGGAAATTTCATCTGAAGCCCAAAG CACTGTCACCTGTTTATGCTGTAGCCCTAGCTAAGAAAAATGCCAAACAGATTAACATCCACAACCTTCGGGGAAAGCGATCATGCCACAGCCACGTGTATAGTCCTGGAGGGTGGTTACTTCTTTCCAGATACACAGTGGGAGCTCTGGAGAATGTTACTGAGAGCTGTGACATTGAGTCTG CTTACCAGAATTACTTTTGGAAGGGCTGCATGCCAGGAGCAGATGGAAACCTGTGCAAAGTATGTGTCGGAGACAGTGAGTTGGAAGGAGCTCGAGTATCTAGCAGATGTACTGCAAGTCACAACGAACGTTATTATGGCAATATGGGAGCTCTCAG GTGCTTAGTTGGCAATCCCAGTGGAAGAAGCTTTGGAGATGTAGCTTTTCTGGAGCACTCAAACCTACTCCGGAACATAGAGA ATCTGGATAGCTCTGGTTGGGCAAAAGGTTATACCCCTATTGACTTCGAACTCTTGTGTCCGGATGGAACGCGTACTGCAGTCACAGAATGGGCAGGCTGCAACCTTGGACCTATTCCCCCCAGCACAGTCATGACTCGTCCAGTCACGGTCACTAAAATCTATGACTTCCTAATGAAATCCCAG gAATTTTTGGGAACCAAGCTGGATTCTGAATTCCATCTTTTTCAGTCACAGAAGTATGGTGAAAGTGATCTGCTTTTCAAAGATACTACTCAGTACCTTGTTCGTGCAAGTCACATGAGCTATCAGGAAATTCTTGGAGTGCCTTTCTTTCAACTGGCAGAATCAGTGTTTAATTGTACACCTGCAG CATGGCATCACGTGAAACAGCACACACCAGTCTGCCTAACCCACAGCACAGAACTGGAATCAGCAATTCTGAGCAACTACTATGGAGGATTCAGCATTTTTGTGGGAAGAGAGGGTCAATGCAATGGACTAAAATACAGGCTGTCATGA
- the LOC118174713 gene encoding melanotransferrin-like isoform X1, translating to MKAVLVIVLIIFTLLSSGKKFRWCTLSDLEQRKCAELSKALTAVLPLATVNSFARISCIRAHNTYDCIDKIRVNKADAAALDAGDVYSAVKLYGLTVVAKEIYDQGNCVFAVAVAKRGTLDIQRLRGVRSCHNGARWTSGWNIPLGFLLARNDLSWDEAQPLSQVISEYFNASCIPGVGVAAPQLCALCQGQKSFVRDKNHFCETSSNEPFYDSEGAFRCLKNGIADVAFLDHLTIMRATESEQQEYELLCPDGTTAELSEYSTCNLGRGPGRGIITRRNFQKITNKFLTMIQRLFGQKGKERARFELFSSSAFGGKNLLFRDDTQHLQLLEEQLEIAHVLGLDYVALLKGLGHEGSSLDNSVVRWCCISNAELRKCEEWALSIKSDPLVCVQATSMTNCIEMIKSSEADAVTLDATHVYIAGRCGLVPVAAECYGQRCGPAAESTEEMRKFHLKPKALSPVYAVALAKKNAKQINIHNLRGKRSCHSHVYSPGGWLLLSRYTVGALENVTESCDIESAYQNYFWKGCMPGADGNLCKVCVGDSELEGARVSSRCTASHNERYYGNMGALRCLVGNPSGRSFGDVAFLEHSNLLRNIENLDSSGWAKGYTPIDFELLCPDGTRTAVTEWAGCNLGPIPPSTVMTRPVTVTKIYDFLMKSQVRQEFLGTKLDSEFHLFQSQKYGESDLLFKDTTQYLVRASHMSYQEILGVPFFQLAESVFNCTPAGILDFCKQDICTSSSN from the exons ATGAAGGCAGTTCTTGTAATTGTCCTAATCATCTTCACTTTGCTGTCTTCAG GGAAGAAATTTCGATGGTGTACCCTCTCTGACCTAGAACAGAGAAAGTGTGCTGAACTGTCCAAAGCACTTACAGCTGTGCTGCCCCTTGCTACCGTCAACTCATTTGCTAGGATTTCTTGCATCAGAGCCCACAATACATATGACTGCATTGATAAAATCAGG GTGAATAAAGCAGATGCTGCAGCCTTGGATGCAGGAGATGTTTACTCTGCTGTAAAGCTATACGGTCTGACAGTGGTGGCAAAGGAGATCTATGACCAAG GAAATTGTGTTTTTGCTGTGGCTGTTGCCAAGCGAGGAACTTTGGATATCCAGAGGCTACGAGGTGTGCGCAGCTGCCACAATGGAGCCAGATGGACATCAGGCTGGAATATTCCACTTGGCTTTCTACTTGCAAGAAATGATCTTTCCTGGGATGAGGCACAACCTCTGAGCCAAG TAATCAGTGAGTATTTCAATGCAAGTTGCATCCCTGGAGTTGGTGTTGCTGCTCCTCAACTGTGTGCTCTCTGCCAAGGACAAAAATCCTTTGTCAGAGACAAGAACCACTTCTGTGAGACAAGCAGCAATGAACCCTTCTATGACTCTGAGGGAGCCTTCAG GTGCTTGAAGAATGGAATAGCAGATGTTGCCTTTTTAGATCATCTAACAATTATGAGAGCTACAG AGTCAGAACAACAGGAATATGAACTCCTATGTCCCGATGGGACTACAGCTGAGCTGAGCGAATACAGCACCTGTAACTTGGGCAGGGGGCCTGGCCGTGGCATCATCACTCGCCGCAACTTCCAGAAGATCACCAACAAATTTCTGACCATGATCCAA CGCCTCTTTGgtcaaaaaggaaaggaaagagccAGATTTGAACTCTTCAGTTCATCAGCATTTGGGGGAAAGAACCTGCTGTTTCGGGATGACACTCAGCACCTGCAACTGCTTGAGGAGCAACTAGAAATTGCCCATGTCCTTGGCCTGGATTATGTAGCTCTCCTTAAGGGATTAGGCCATGAAG GGAGCTCTTTGGACAACAGCGTTGTGCGCTGGTGCTGCATCAGCAATGCTGAGCTTCGCAAATGTGAGGAGTGGGCACTGAGCATCAAATCTGACCCGTTAGTTTGTGTGCAGGCAACTTCCATGACCAACTGCATTGAAATGATCAAG AGTAGTGAGGCTGATGCAGTTACCCTGGATGCGACACATGTCTACATTGCAGGGAGATGTGGACTGGTGCCTGTGGCTGCAGAATGTTATG GGCAGAGGTGTGGCCCAGCTGCTGAGAGCACAGAGGAAATGAGGAAATTTCATCTGAAGCCCAAAG CACTGTCACCTGTTTATGCTGTAGCCCTAGCTAAGAAAAATGCCAAACAGATTAACATCCACAACCTTCGGGGAAAGCGATCATGCCACAGCCACGTGTATAGTCCTGGAGGGTGGTTACTTCTTTCCAGATACACAGTGGGAGCTCTGGAGAATGTTACTGAGAGCTGTGACATTGAGTCTG CTTACCAGAATTACTTTTGGAAGGGCTGCATGCCAGGAGCAGATGGAAACCTGTGCAAAGTATGTGTCGGAGACAGTGAGTTGGAAGGAGCTCGAGTATCTAGCAGATGTACTGCAAGTCACAACGAACGTTATTATGGCAATATGGGAGCTCTCAG GTGCTTAGTTGGCAATCCCAGTGGAAGAAGCTTTGGAGATGTAGCTTTTCTGGAGCACTCAAACCTACTCCGGAACATAGAGA ATCTGGATAGCTCTGGTTGGGCAAAAGGTTATACCCCTATTGACTTCGAACTCTTGTGTCCGGATGGAACGCGTACTGCAGTCACAGAATGGGCAGGCTGCAACCTTGGACCTATTCCCCCCAGCACAGTCATGACTCGTCCAGTCACGGTCACTAAAATCTATGACTTCCTAATGAAATCCCAGGTAAGGCAG gAATTTTTGGGAACCAAGCTGGATTCTGAATTCCATCTTTTTCAGTCACAGAAGTATGGTGAAAGTGATCTGCTTTTCAAAGATACTACTCAGTACCTTGTTCGTGCAAGTCACATGAGCTATCAGGAAATTCTTGGAGTGCCTTTCTTTCAACTGGCAGAATCAGTGTTTAATTGTACACCTGCAG GCATTTTAGATTTTTGCAAACAGGACATCTGTACATCCTCATCAAACTAA